In the Limanda limanda chromosome 1, fLimLim1.1, whole genome shotgun sequence genome, one interval contains:
- the th2 gene encoding tyrosine hydroxylase 2 — MKTEGGVQAPCSGRRHSLMDDARRERSSGSSGPPGPPGPPTGPSRSGDGSGFEEKDGRVTVNVLFNLSNDKNAGFFKTGKIFETFEAKLLHIESRPGRKSKNSTTDLEFFMKCEVHSTDLDVFLNSLKRAADDVCFIPEEKVPWFPRLIKDLDRCNVLITKFDPDMDQNHPGFSDAEYRKRRAFISELAFRFKQGDPLPPVEYTAEEVSTWREIYKQLRSIYPTLACRQFLEGLQQLEEECGYGEQRIPQLRDVSAFLKEKTGFQLRPVAGLLSARDFLASLAFRVFQCTQYIRHCSAPMHSPEPDCCHELLGHIPMLLDKEFAQFSQEIGLASLGASDEDIEKLSTLYWFTVEFGLCKQNGAVKAYGAGLLSSYGELVYALSNEPEYKPFNPEETALQPYQDQTYQPVYFVSENFEDAKLKLRRYSTTIKRPFAVRYDPLTCSVDVLDQPSKIQKALSQIKEDLKTLHGALDKLGSS, encoded by the exons ATGAAGACGGAGGGAGGGGTGCAGGCTCCGTGCAGCGGGAGGAGGCACAGTCTGATGGACGATGCTCGGCGGGAGCGCAGCAGCGGCTCCTCGGGCCCCCCGGGCCCCCCGGGCCCCCCCACCGGGCCCTCCAGGTCCGGGGACGGCTCCGGGTTCGAGGAGAAGGACGGCCGGGTGACGGTCAACGTGCTCTTCAATCTCAGCAACGACAAGAACGCAGGATTCTTCAAAACTGGCAAAATATTCGAG ACGTTTGAAGCAAAACTTCTGCACATCGAGAGTCGACCAGGCAGGAAGTCAAAGAACAGCACGACGGACCTGGAGTTCTTCATGAAATGTGAAGTTCACAGCACCGACCTGGACGTCTTCCTCAACTCCCTGAAGAGAGCGGCTGACGACGTTTGCTTCATTCCAGAGGAGAAAG TTCCCTGGTTCCCTCGACTGATTAAAGACCTGGACAGATGCAACGTGTTAATCACCAAATTTGATCCCGACATGGATCAGAATCATCCA GGATTCAGCGACGCAGAATACAGGAAGAGACGAGCCTTCATCTCCGAGCTCGCGTTCAGATTCAAACA GGGCGACCCGCTGCCCCCTGTGGAGTACACTGCAGAGGAAGTGTCCACATG GAGGGAGATTTACAAGCAGCTGAGGAGCATCTACCCGACCCTGGCCTGTCGTCAGTTCCTGGAagggctgcagcagctggaggaggagtgtggCTACGGGGAGCAACGCATCCCTCAGCTCAGAGACGTGTCCGCCTTCCTGAaag AGAAGACCGGTTTCCAGCTGCGTCCGGTCGCCGGCCTGCTGTCCGCCCGAGACTTCCTCGCCAGTCTGGCCTTCAGGGTGTTTCAGTGCACTCAGTACATCCGACACTGCTCGGCCCCCATGCACTCCCCTGAGCC AGACTGCTGCCATGAACTGCTTGGACACATCCCCATGCTGCTGGATAAAGAGTTTGCTCAGTTTTCTCAG GAGATTGGACTCGCCTCGCTTGGAGCTTCAGACGAGGACATTGAGAAACTGTCAACG TTGTACTGGTTCACAGTGGAATTTGGCCTGTGCAAGCAGAATGGAGCAGTGAAGGCTTACGGAGCTGGACTGCTGTCTTCCTACGGAGAGCTCGTC TACGCGCTGTCTAACGAGCCAGAGTACAAGCCGTTCAACCCGGAGGAGACGGCGCTGCAGCCGTACCAGGACCAGACCTACCAGCCGGTTTACTTTGTGTCTGAGAACTTTGAGGATGCAAAGCTCAAGTTGAG GAGATACTCTACAACCATCAAGCGTCCCTTTGCAGTTCGCTACGACCCGTTAACCTGCAGCGTGGACGTTCTTGATCAGCCCAGCAAGATCCAAAAGGCTCTGAGCCAGATAAAGGAAGACCTGAAGACCCTGCATGGCGCCCTGGACAAGCTCGGCTCGTCTTAG
- the pah gene encoding phenylalanine-4-hydroxylase has product MDAAYKKVNGSSGPEAEGGNQGSGRRRGSMYLEEETNKKSEVISCIFSLKEEVGALAKALRLFEEKGINLTHIESRPSGTDKYQYEFFISVDPSCSQALDEVIDGLRTQISGCVHELSRNKQKDTVPWFPNDIQDLDRFANQILSYGSELDSDHPGFTDPVYRSRRKEFADIAYNYRHGQIIPRVEYTEEEKVTWGTVFKELKTLYPTHACREHNRVFPLLEKYCGYTQDNIPQLEDVSRFLQSCTGFRLRPVAGLLSSRDFLGGLAFRVFHSTQYIRHSSKPTYTPEPDICHELLGHVPLFADPGFAQFSQEIGLASLGAPDEYIEKLATVYWFTVEFGLCKQGSEIKAFGAGLLSSFGELQYSLTDKPELLPFDPDRTSMQKYPITEYQPVYFVAESFEDAKDKVRNFAGTIPRPFTVRYNPYTQSIEVLDNTKQLRNLADSIGSEMGKLCEALRKLA; this is encoded by the exons ATGGACGCTGCTTACAAGAAAGTCAACGGGAGCTCTGGTCCTGAGGCAGAGGGTGGAAACCAAGGCTCAGGG AGGAGACGAGGCTCCATgtacctggaggaggagaccaaCAAGAAGTCGGAGGTCATCTCCTGCATCTTCTCCCTGAAAGAGGAGGTGGGAGCTCTGGCCAAGGCTCTGCGGCTCTTTGAG GAAAAGGGCATCAACCTGACGCACATCGAGTCCCGTCCGTCGGGGACGGACAAATACCAGTACGAGTTCTTCATCAGCGTGGACCCCAGCTGCTCCCAGGCCCTGGACGAGGTCATCGACGGCCTGCGCACGCAGATCAGCGGCTGCGTGCACGAGCTGTCCCGCAACAAACAAAAGGACACAG TGCCGTGGTTCCCTAATGacatccaggacctggaccGCTTCGCCAACCAGATCCTCAGTTACGGCTCGGAGCTGGACTCTGATCACCCG GGCTTCACAGATCCAGTCTACAGAAGCCGCAGGAAGGAGTTTGCCGACATTGCCTACAACTACAGACA TGGCCAAATCATCCCCAGAGTGGAgtacacagaggaggagaaggtcacATGGGGGACGGTGTTCAAGGAGCTGAAGACTCTGTACCCGACTCACGCCTGCCGCGAGCACAACCGGGTCTTCCCCCTGCTGGAGAAGTACTGCGGCTACACCCAAGACAACATCCCGCAGCTGGAGGACGTCTCCCGCTTTCTGCAGT CGTGCACAGGTTTCCGGCTTCGCCCGGTGGCCGGCCTGCTCTCGTCCCGGGATTTCCTGGGCGGACTGGCCTTCCGTGTCTTCCATTCCACGCAGTACATCCGCCACAGCTCCAAGCCCACGTACACACCTGAGCC GGACATCTGCCACGAGCTGCTGGGACACGTTCCTCTGTTCGCCGACCCGGGTTTCGCTCAGTTCTCACAG GAAATTGGACTAGCTTCCCTTGGGGCTCCGGACGAGTACATTGAGAAACTTGCCACC gtgtACTGGTTCACCGTGGAGTTCGGCCTGTGTAAGCAGGGCTCAGAGATTAAAGCTTTCGGAGCTGGATTGCTTTCATCATTCGGCGAGCTGCAG TACTCCTTGACAGACAAACCCGAACTGCTGCCCTTTGACCCGGACAGGACCAGCATGCAGAAGTATCCCATCACAGAGTACCAGCCGGTCTACTTTGTGGCTGAGAGCTTCGAAGATGCCAAAGACAAAGTCAG AAATTTTGCCGGCACCATCCCCCGGCCTTTCACCGTGCGATACAACCCTTACACCCAGAGCATTGAAGTGCTCGATAACACCAAGCAGCTCAGGAACCTGGCTGACAGCATCGGCA GTGAAATGGGGAAACTGTGTGAAGCCCTGAGGAAACTGGCATAA